In the genome of Sphingomonas alpina, the window GCGGCGCGGAACAGCGCGTTCTGCAACTGGCGGACATTGCCAGGCCAGTCATATTGGCCGAGCAGTGCCAGCGCATCGTCGGTGATGCCGAGCGGGCGCAGCCCCGGCTGCTGCGCGATCCGCGCGAGCAGATGACGAGCAAGCGCGGGAATATCGCCGGTGCGTTCGCGAAGTGGCGGGATCGTCACCTGTACGACATTGAGCCGGTAATAGAGGTCCTCGCGGAACCGGCCCGCCTCGACTTCCTCGATCAGCCTCTTGTTGGTCGCGGCGATGACCCGGACATCGACTTCGCGCGTATGGCGCGCGCCGATCGGCTGGATTTCGCCCGATTGCAGCACGCGGAGCAATTTGACCTGCGCCTCGAGCGGCATCTCGCCGACTTCGTCGAGGAACAATGTGCCGCCATCGGCTTCCTGGAAGCGGCCGATCTTGCGTTCGAACGCCCCGGTAAAGGCGCCTTTCTCATGCCCGAACAACTCGCTTTCGACGAGGTTGGCGGGGATCGCGCCGCAATTGACCGTGATCATCGGCTTCTTGCCGCGCGGGGAGGCGGCATGGACCGCTTCGGCGACGACTTCCTTGCCGACGCCGCTTTCGCCTTCGAGCAGCACCGCGACACGCGCTCGCGCTGCCTTGGCGGCGATGGCGAGCGCGGCGCGGAAATCAGGTGCCGAGCCGACGATCTCGTCGAACGCGAGCAGAGCCGGGATTTTTTCGGTCAGCGGACGCAATTCACCCGATGTCTTGCCCGTCACTGCCGCATCGAGCGCGGCGAGCAGGCGTTCCGGGGCAAGCGGCTTGACCAGGAAATCGGTTGCGCCGGCGCGCATCGCCCCGACCGCCTGCGCCACCGAGCCGTTGGCGGTGAGCATCAGCAAGGGGAGTGCAGGGCGGCGTTCGCGGATTTCGGCGATCAGCGCGCTGGCATCGGCTTCCGGCGCCCAGTGATCGAGCAGGATCGCGTCGAGTTGCATGCCGTCCTGTGTGCCGAGCATGGCGATCGCCATTTCGCCATCCTGCGCGAAGACCGCACGCCAGCCGCGACGCGCGGCAAGCGCTGCGACGAGTCGGCGCTGCGCCGGTTCGTCGTCGATCAACATGAGGAGGCGCTGTCCGTTGCGCGTCATTCGGCCATTCCTGTTTTCCCGTTCGCCGGTAACCTTAATGCACGCGGGTAAAGACGGGCTTAAACTGCCCCTCAATGGGACTCGTGGGACGGGACTTGAGGGACGGCGCGGGGGCGGCTAAGCGCAATTGGGGACCGACAAATCAGGGAACGACATCATGGCCGGCAACAGTGACATGAAGGCGCACGAGGCGACCTATCACAGCATCATCAGCTTGCTGAAATGGGGCGCTGTCGCCTGTGCCGTGATCGCAGCTGCGGTCATCTGGCTGATCGCCGGCTAGACGCGGGTGAAGATCGCAGTCCTCAAGGAACAAGCCCCGGGCGAGCGCCGCGTTGCCGCGACGCCGGAAACGGTCAAGAAATTCATCGCGCTCGGCGCCGAGATGGCGGTCGAAAGCGGTGCGGGTGAGGCGGCGTCGATCGCCGACACCCAATATGCCGAAATGGGGGCGAAGGTCGGGGGCCGGGCGGAAACGCTGCAGGGCGCCGATATCATCCTGGGCGTACAGGGCCCCGATCCCGCGTCGCTTGGCGGCGCCGCGCCCGGTGCCTGGCTCGCCGCGGGACTCAATCCGTTCGGGGAGCGCGCCCGGGTCGATGCCTATGCCGCGGCCGGGATCGAAGCGCTGGCGATGGAATTCATGCCGCGCATCACCCGTGCGCAGTCGATGGACATTCTTTCCTCGCAATCGAACCTTGCCGGCTACAAGGCAGTGCTCGACGCCGCGTCCGAATATGGCCGCGCCTTTCCGATGATGATGACTGCGGCCGGCACGATTTCCGCCGCGCGCGTCTTCGTGATGGGTGTCGGTGTCGCCGGATTGCAGGCGATCGCCACTGCGCGCCGTCTCGGTGCGCAGGTCTCGGCGACCGACGTGCGCTCGGCGACCAAGGAACAGATCCAGT includes:
- a CDS encoding NAD(P) transhydrogenase subunit alpha, whose protein sequence is MKIAVLKEQAPGERRVAATPETVKKFIALGAEMAVESGAGEAASIADTQYAEMGAKVGGRAETLQGADIILGVQGPDPASLGGAAPGAWLAAGLNPFGERARVDAYAAAGIEALAMEFMPRITRAQSMDILSSQSNLAGYKAVLDAASEYGRAFPMMMTAAGTISAARVFVMGVGVAGLQAIATARRLGAQVSATDVRSATKEQIQSLGAKPIFVENVAGIEGEGSGGYAGEMSPEYQAAQAELVSGHIAKQDIVITTALIPGRPAPRLISAAQVASMKPGSVIVDLAVEAGGNVEGAVLGEVVEIGGVKIIGHKNVAGRLAADASALFSRNLYNFLSAFWDKESGKPVLDEEIGDAIRLTRGGVVVNQRLLG
- a CDS encoding aa3-type cytochrome c oxidase subunit IV, yielding MAGNSDMKAHEATYHSIISLLKWGAVACAVIAAAVIWLIAG
- a CDS encoding sigma-54-dependent transcriptional regulator gives rise to the protein MTRNGQRLLMLIDDEPAQRRLVAALAARRGWRAVFAQDGEMAIAMLGTQDGMQLDAILLDHWAPEADASALIAEIRERRPALPLLMLTANGSVAQAVGAMRAGATDFLVKPLAPERLLAALDAAVTGKTSGELRPLTEKIPALLAFDEIVGSAPDFRAALAIAAKAARARVAVLLEGESGVGKEVVAEAVHAASPRGKKPMITVNCGAIPANLVESELFGHEKGAFTGAFERKIGRFQEADGGTLFLDEVGEMPLEAQVKLLRVLQSGEIQPIGARHTREVDVRVIAATNKRLIEEVEAGRFREDLYYRLNVVQVTIPPLRERTGDIPALARHLLARIAQQPGLRPLGITDDALALLGQYDWPGNVRQLQNALFRAAVLCDGAALTRADFPQIAALGAQRHTTPGPSPMATSGGVTLFHADGNLRALEEIEADVIRLAIGHYRGRMTEVARRLGIGRSTLYRKLGELGIDNAAA